A single window of Bordetella genomosp. 11 DNA harbors:
- a CDS encoding TrbM/KikA/MpfK family conjugal transfer protein: MRAFLQHLMAFFILTVVPGLYPALAQTPNMDVDLLTGDTRLACEALLCLSSGKRPDECDPALSRYFGINKKKLSDTLDARRDFLKQCPASNDSKEMSDLVQAISNGAGRCDAKYLNSTLAVSTGHGGDYGSGPTYISDQMPSYCRLYVGNAYTDLGDTLPRYVGTPEDGGYWVEAKDYDSELAKYEQALADRQAQQESSSGGN; encoded by the coding sequence ATGCGAGCCTTTCTGCAACACCTTATGGCATTCTTCATTCTCACCGTCGTGCCGGGTCTATATCCCGCTCTGGCGCAGACGCCCAACATGGACGTCGATCTCCTGACCGGCGATACCCGTCTGGCTTGCGAGGCGCTGCTCTGCCTTTCCAGCGGCAAACGGCCCGACGAGTGTGATCCAGCGCTGTCCCGCTACTTCGGAATCAACAAGAAGAAGCTTTCCGACACTTTGGACGCGCGCCGGGATTTTCTGAAGCAATGTCCGGCATCGAACGACTCGAAGGAAATGAGCGACCTGGTCCAGGCAATCTCGAACGGCGCGGGCCGCTGTGATGCCAAGTACCTGAACTCCACTCTCGCTGTCAGTACCGGTCACGGCGGCGACTATGGGTCCGGGCCGACGTACATTTCTGATCAAATGCCGAGCTACTGCCGGCTTTATGTCGGCAACGCCTACACCGATCTCGGCGATACGCTGCCGCGCTACGTCGGCACGCCCGAGGACGGCGGCTACTGGGTAGAAGCCAAGGACTACGACAGCGAACTTGCCAAGTACGAGCAGGCGCTGGCCGACCGACAAGCGCAGCAAGAAAGCTCGTCCGGCGGGAATTGA